One window from the genome of Cryobacterium sp. GrIS_2_6 encodes:
- a CDS encoding Lrp/AsnC family transcriptional regulator: MVANGRTTPGKPVPLDDVSKKIIEQLQVDGRRSYAEIGKAVGLSEAAVRQRVQKLTDGGVMQVVAVTDPMQLGFFRQAMIGIRASGDTRMLADLLAAMPAVDYVVLTAGSFDILVEVVCEDDDELLDLLNSQIRNLDGVRSTETFVYLKLHKQFYNWGTR, encoded by the coding sequence ATGGTCGCAAACGGACGTACCACGCCGGGCAAGCCGGTACCCCTCGATGATGTCTCGAAGAAAATCATTGAGCAATTGCAGGTCGACGGGCGCCGGTCGTACGCGGAGATCGGCAAGGCCGTCGGGCTCAGCGAGGCCGCCGTGCGCCAGCGGGTGCAGAAGCTCACGGATGGCGGGGTCATGCAGGTTGTGGCCGTCACCGACCCGATGCAGCTCGGTTTCTTCCGCCAGGCCATGATCGGCATCCGTGCCTCGGGAGACACCCGGATGCTGGCGGACCTGCTCGCCGCGATGCCGGCCGTTGACTACGTCGTGCTGACGGCAGGCTCCTTCGACATCCTCGTCGAGGTCGTCTGCGAGGACGACGATGAGCTCCTCGACCTGCTCAACTCCCAGATCCGCAACCTCGACGGGGTCAGGTCCACTGAAACATTCGTCTATCTCAAACTCCACAAACAGTTCTACAACTGGGGAACACGGTAA
- a CDS encoding FHA domain-containing protein, with the protein MGREWMFVAGRSFIAAVPVDAPRGLVTALSSRAGDACVSAEALVGLLPLGGSDALESFALVIRAAADESAVTVVVRGPVAVDVFSVGGSRRFTDQGIRPWNLADFSAVTGVVIGSPDTAALAAVPGGSETGNAQGTAVGRTVRWSPGGLPAETDDTAMRLPEDTVIHRPDDTVIRGADDTVIRGADDTVLRGADDTVLRGADDTVLRGADDTVIRGADDTVSSPQNDTEDTATGAALRPPLARFRLSDGREFPLDRPYRLGRRPAQPRIPVGPSITLVAVVSAGSLVSATHVDIRQVGDVIVVTDAGSRNGTIVVSADGRKERLRPGDSRTVPPGTRIDIGDDNIIEIIPASGTESAPYFPAHRGRHHP; encoded by the coding sequence ATGGGCCGAGAGTGGATGTTCGTGGCCGGCCGCTCCTTCATCGCCGCGGTCCCCGTCGACGCGCCCCGTGGTCTCGTCACGGCGCTCTCGAGCAGGGCCGGAGACGCCTGCGTCTCGGCCGAGGCGCTCGTCGGACTGTTGCCGCTCGGTGGCTCCGACGCTCTCGAGTCCTTCGCGCTCGTGATCCGTGCAGCGGCGGATGAGTCCGCCGTGACCGTCGTCGTGCGCGGACCGGTCGCCGTCGACGTGTTTTCGGTCGGCGGTTCACGACGCTTCACAGACCAGGGCATCCGGCCCTGGAACCTCGCCGATTTCTCCGCAGTGACCGGCGTCGTCATCGGTTCCCCGGACACGGCGGCGCTCGCCGCAGTGCCCGGCGGAAGCGAAACCGGGAACGCACAGGGCACAGCGGTCGGCCGGACGGTGCGCTGGTCGCCAGGCGGCCTGCCGGCCGAAACGGACGACACCGCGATGCGGCTGCCGGAGGACACCGTGATCCACAGGCCGGACGACACGGTGATCCGCGGGGCGGACGACACGGTGATCCGCGGGGCGGACGACACCGTGCTCCGAGGGGCGGACGACACCGTGCTCCGAGGGGCGGACGACACCGTGCTCCGCGGGGCGGACGACACCGTGATCCGAGGGGCGGACGACACGGTGAGCAGCCCGCAGAATGACACCGAGGACACCGCGACCGGCGCGGCCCTCCGTCCTCCACTCGCCCGGTTCCGGCTGTCCGACGGCCGTGAGTTCCCTCTCGACCGTCCATACCGGCTCGGCAGGCGCCCGGCACAGCCGCGCATCCCCGTCGGACCGAGCATCACTCTCGTGGCCGTCGTCTCTGCCGGCTCGCTCGTGTCCGCGACCCACGTCGACATCCGGCAGGTTGGGGACGTCATCGTCGTCACTGACGCGGGCTCCCGGAACGGCACCATTGTGGTCTCCGCGGACGGGCGCAAGGAACGGCTCCGTCCCGGCGATTCCCGAACTGTGCCTCCGGGTACGAGAATAGACATCGGGGACGATAACATCATCGAGATCATCCCGGCGAGCGGCACCGAGTCGGCTCCGTATTTCCCAGCACATCGTGGAAGGCACCACCCGTGA
- a CDS encoding protein phosphatase 2C domain-containing protein has protein sequence MGQGSGGFEVAFPSVKKTVSLAWAALTDTGHRREVNEDSLISAPPIFAVADGMGGHSAGDVASAAVVHRLGELAGRDSPQNAAINAALGLAVTDMASGVGVTDLGTGTTVTGAALTLVSGAPQWVVFNIGDSRVYLLTSGVLEQITIDHSVVQELVDAGRITRDEADVHPHGNIITRAVGFHEAPVPDYRVLPVHPGMRLLICSDGLTKELTAYGIRHFLISNPDPDDAAKALVEAALENGGRDNVTVIVLDVLDIEDSEDSEDSEEREEDVGTGGPSDSQDADTGPLDIVHLDTN, from the coding sequence ATTGGTCAAGGCTCAGGCGGATTCGAGGTCGCTTTCCCCTCGGTGAAGAAAACGGTCTCGCTCGCGTGGGCCGCACTCACCGACACCGGGCATCGCCGCGAAGTCAATGAAGACAGCCTGATCTCCGCGCCGCCCATTTTCGCGGTCGCGGACGGCATGGGCGGGCATTCCGCGGGCGACGTCGCGAGCGCGGCCGTCGTGCACCGGCTCGGCGAACTTGCCGGGCGGGACTCGCCGCAGAATGCGGCCATCAACGCGGCACTCGGCCTCGCGGTCACGGACATGGCGTCCGGTGTCGGCGTGACCGACCTGGGCACAGGGACCACGGTGACGGGAGCGGCACTCACCCTCGTGTCCGGCGCTCCCCAGTGGGTCGTCTTCAACATCGGCGACTCCCGGGTCTACCTGCTCACCTCCGGTGTGCTCGAACAGATCACCATCGACCATTCCGTCGTGCAGGAACTCGTCGACGCCGGCCGGATCACCCGCGACGAAGCGGATGTCCATCCGCACGGCAATATCATCACCCGCGCAGTCGGGTTCCACGAGGCGCCCGTCCCCGACTACCGTGTGCTGCCTGTGCACCCGGGGATGCGCCTCCTGATCTGCTCAGACGGGTTGACCAAGGAACTCACCGCATACGGCATCCGGCATTTCCTGATCTCGAACCCGGACCCGGACGACGCGGCGAAGGCGCTCGTCGAGGCCGCGCTCGAGAACGGCGGTCGCGACAACGTGACGGTGATCGTCCTCGACGTCCTCGATATCGAAGACAGCGAAGACAGCGAAGACAGCGAAGAACGTGAAGAGGACGTGGGGACCGGCGGCCCGTCCGACTCGCAGGACGCCGACACCGGCCCGCTCGACATCGTCCATCTCGACACGAACTGA
- a CDS encoding serine/threonine-protein kinase → MQRRLPSMPPNLPGFSYLRVLGSGGFADVFLYQQDLPRRQVAVKVLLAEVVNDQVRQLFQAEANLMASLSSHPSILTVFQAGVSADGRPYLVMEQCSPALSQRYRAEPLGVPEVLQVGITIANAVQAAHQAGMLHRDLKPSNILVTRYGHAVLGDFGIAATVSEARNVEAVGLSIPWSAPEVLLDEVSGSVASEVWSLGATLYSFLAGHSPFEIPGAENSSAHLISRINKARVPAIGRADVPSRLELILQRAMSRRPESRQGSVLELIRELQSVEGELGLLPTRLEVADEDWAAENGVDDDDRTRISAVNSINAYQEPRRRRVNQAPRGRRSAAGALADTSGARSPSGFDASAGTAGSVGTARGTSRSTARGSVQGGWRRSALVWALVAASVVIVVLAVVTASALSHQATPGLPTVSNVSGELRDGMVVFGWADPGIAQGDSYVITLRTGESSIQKGTEFSVDPHGQARVCVSVAVNRDGRTGGASGEKCVDAGGSVTGSARGDLTRGGDAS, encoded by the coding sequence ATGCAGCGACGATTACCGTCGATGCCCCCGAACCTGCCGGGGTTCTCCTACCTCCGGGTGCTCGGCTCCGGAGGCTTCGCCGACGTCTTCCTCTACCAGCAGGACCTTCCGCGCCGACAGGTCGCGGTCAAGGTGCTCCTCGCCGAGGTCGTCAACGACCAGGTCCGGCAGCTGTTCCAGGCCGAGGCCAATCTGATGGCCTCGCTGAGCTCGCACCCGTCGATCCTGACCGTGTTCCAGGCCGGCGTCTCGGCGGACGGACGCCCGTACCTCGTGATGGAACAGTGCTCTCCCGCGCTCAGCCAGCGCTACCGCGCGGAGCCACTCGGCGTCCCTGAGGTGCTCCAGGTCGGCATCACCATCGCGAACGCCGTCCAGGCCGCGCACCAGGCCGGCATGCTGCACAGGGACCTCAAACCCTCGAACATCCTCGTCACCCGCTACGGGCACGCCGTGCTCGGCGACTTCGGCATCGCGGCCACGGTGAGCGAAGCCAGAAACGTCGAAGCGGTCGGGCTGTCCATCCCCTGGTCCGCTCCGGAAGTCCTCCTCGACGAGGTGTCAGGCTCCGTCGCCTCCGAGGTCTGGTCCCTCGGCGCCACCCTGTACTCCTTCCTCGCCGGTCATTCGCCGTTCGAGATTCCCGGCGCCGAGAACAGCTCGGCCCATCTCATCTCCCGCATCAACAAGGCCAGGGTCCCGGCGATCGGCCGGGCGGATGTCCCGAGCAGGCTCGAGCTCATCCTCCAGCGTGCGATGTCCCGGCGGCCAGAGTCGCGCCAGGGCAGCGTGCTCGAGCTCATCAGGGAGCTGCAGTCGGTCGAGGGCGAACTGGGTCTCCTCCCCACCCGGCTCGAAGTCGCCGACGAGGACTGGGCCGCTGAGAACGGCGTCGACGACGACGACCGCACCCGGATCTCGGCCGTGAATTCGATCAATGCCTACCAGGAGCCGCGCCGCCGCCGCGTGAATCAGGCGCCGCGAGGGCGCCGTTCGGCGGCCGGTGCGCTCGCCGACACCTCCGGCGCGCGCAGCCCGTCCGGTTTCGACGCTTCGGCGGGGACTGCGGGCAGCGTGGGCACGGCCAGGGGCACGTCCCGCAGCACAGCCAGGGGTTCCGTGCAAGGGGGTTGGCGGCGTTCGGCGCTCGTCTGGGCTCTCGTTGCGGCATCCGTCGTCATCGTCGTACTCGCCGTCGTGACGGCGTCGGCGCTCTCGCACCAGGCGACGCCAGGGCTGCCGACCGTGAGCAACGTCTCGGGGGAGCTGCGGGACGGTATGGTCGTGTTCGGCTGGGCGGACCCCGGCATCGCCCAGGGGGACAGCTACGTGATCACCCTCCGCACCGGTGAGAGCAGCATCCAGAAGGGCACTGAGTTCAGCGTCGACCCGCACGGACAGGCCAGGGTCTGCGTAAGCGTCGCCGTGAACCGGGACGGGCGCACCGGGGGCGCGAGCGGCGAGAAGTGCGTCGACGCCGGCGGATCAGTGACCGGCAGCGCGCGCGGCGACCTGACCCGAGGCGGCGACGCTTCGTGA
- a CDS encoding aspartate aminotransferase family protein has product MTLSEPLLESVPASPAVVSADATGADAAATPEDAGPTVYTDAENAAMQQKAKDHLWMHFSRQSVVESGAGVPIITKGLGHHIWDSNGKKYIDGLSGLFTVNAGHGRKRLAQAAAKQAEELAFFPIWSYAHPNAIELADRLASFAPGDLNRVFYSTGGGEAVETAFKLAKYYWKLQGRPTKHKVISRNVAYHGTPQGALAITGIPAMKEMFEPVTPGGLRVPNTNFYRADEMGSGFGDDIEKFGLWAANRIEEMIQFEGPETVAAVFLEPVQNSGGCFPPPPGYFKRVREICDKYDVLLVADEVITAFGRIGNMFASTTFGIEPDMITCAKGMTSGYSPIGATIVSDRIYEPFKHGDTTFYHGYTFGGHPVSSAVALANLDIFEEEGLNENVRTNSPIFRAELEKLLALPIVGDVRGAGYFFGIELVKDKGTKETFSDEESERLLRGYLSKALYSAGLYCRADDRGDPVVQLAPPLTIGPSEFREIGDILYGVLAEAPKYL; this is encoded by the coding sequence ATGACACTCTCAGAACCCTTGCTCGAATCCGTTCCCGCGTCGCCCGCGGTCGTCAGTGCTGACGCAACCGGTGCCGATGCCGCGGCGACGCCGGAGGATGCCGGGCCCACCGTCTACACGGACGCCGAGAACGCGGCCATGCAGCAGAAGGCCAAGGACCACCTCTGGATGCATTTCTCACGCCAGTCGGTCGTCGAATCCGGCGCGGGCGTTCCGATCATCACGAAGGGCCTCGGACACCACATCTGGGACTCGAACGGGAAGAAGTACATCGACGGCCTGAGCGGCCTCTTCACGGTCAATGCAGGACACGGGCGCAAGCGCCTCGCCCAGGCGGCCGCCAAGCAGGCGGAGGAACTCGCGTTCTTCCCGATCTGGTCGTACGCGCACCCGAACGCGATCGAACTGGCCGACCGGCTCGCCTCGTTCGCTCCCGGCGACCTCAACCGCGTCTTCTATTCGACCGGTGGCGGCGAGGCCGTCGAGACCGCGTTCAAGCTCGCCAAGTACTACTGGAAGCTTCAGGGCCGCCCGACCAAGCACAAGGTCATCTCGCGCAACGTCGCCTATCACGGCACCCCGCAGGGAGCCCTCGCGATCACGGGCATCCCCGCGATGAAGGAAATGTTCGAACCGGTCACTCCCGGGGGGCTCCGGGTGCCCAACACGAACTTCTACCGGGCGGACGAGATGGGCTCCGGCTTCGGCGACGACATCGAAAAGTTCGGCCTCTGGGCGGCGAACCGGATCGAGGAGATGATCCAGTTCGAGGGGCCTGAGACGGTCGCGGCCGTGTTCCTCGAGCCCGTGCAGAACTCCGGCGGATGCTTCCCGCCGCCCCCCGGCTACTTCAAGCGCGTGCGCGAGATCTGCGACAAGTACGACGTGCTCCTCGTCGCCGACGAGGTCATCACCGCCTTCGGCCGGATCGGGAACATGTTCGCCTCGACGACCTTCGGCATCGAACCGGACATGATCACCTGCGCGAAGGGCATGACGAGCGGCTACTCACCGATCGGCGCGACGATCGTCTCCGACCGCATCTACGAGCCGTTCAAGCACGGCGACACGACGTTCTATCACGGCTATACCTTCGGCGGGCACCCGGTCTCCTCCGCGGTCGCGCTCGCGAACCTCGACATCTTCGAGGAAGAAGGGCTCAACGAGAACGTCCGCACGAACTCGCCGATCTTCCGCGCCGAGCTCGAGAAGCTGCTCGCGCTGCCGATCGTCGGCGACGTGCGAGGCGCGGGCTACTTCTTCGGGATCGAACTCGTCAAGGACAAGGGCACGAAGGAGACCTTCAGCGACGAGGAATCCGAACGCTTGCTTCGCGGCTACCTGTCCAAGGCGCTCTACTCCGCCGGGCTGTACTGCCGCGCCGACGACCGCGGCGACCCCGTCGTGCAGCTCGCTCCCCCGCTGACCATCGGTCCGTCCGAGTTCCGGGAGATCGGCGACATCCTCTACGGTGTGCTCGCGGAGGCCCCGAAGTACCTGTAG